Proteins from one Gossypium raimondii isolate GPD5lz chromosome 8, ASM2569854v1, whole genome shotgun sequence genomic window:
- the LOC105790999 gene encoding LOW QUALITY PROTEIN: putative glycine-rich cell wall structural protein 1 (The sequence of the model RefSeq protein was modified relative to this genomic sequence to represent the inferred CDS: substituted 1 base at 1 genomic stop codon), which produces MGAFKSLALVAFLLAMPTIVSESRVVRKDLGIDLGGIXVGIGAGVGLGLGGGGSGSGAGAGSGSGSGSGSSSSSSSSSSSSSYSNSGSGSDAGSYAGSSAGSRAGSGSGGNKGRQGGSGHGEGYGEGSGRGNGSGNGESYGEGHGYGEGHGSGGDN; this is translated from the coding sequence ATGGGAGCATTTAAGTCCCTAGCATTGGTCGCCTTTCTCCTTGCTATGCCGACTATTGTGTCGGAGAGCAGGGTTGTAAGGAAGGACTTGGGTATAGATCTTGGTGGTATATGAGTAGGGATTGGAGCAGGTGTAGGGCTGGGTCTCGGAGGTGGTGGCTCAGGGTCTGGAGCTGGGGCTGGTTCCGGTTCTGGTTCCGGTTCTGGTTCCAGTTCCAGTTCAAGTTCAAGCTCTTCCTCTTCATCCTATTCAAACTCGGGTTCAGGGTCAGATGCAGGTTCGTATGCGGGGTCTTCTGCTGGGTCTCGAGCAGGATCAGGATCTGGTGGTAACAAGGGACGCCAAGGTGGTTCAGGCCATGGTGAGGGATACGGGGAGGGGTCAGGCAGGGGAAATGGTTCAGGCAATGGTGAAAGTTATGGCGAGGGGCATGGCTATGGAGAGGGTCATGGCAGCGGTGGGGACAATTAA
- the LOC105791000 gene encoding spore wall protein 1 — protein sequence MSSFRFTALMIALLVTMSAVVSESRVARKDLGLDLGGIGLGVGAGIGLGLGGGSGSGSGAGAGSGSGSGGSSSSSSSSSASSSSSSGGSGAGSEAGSSAGSYAGSRAGSGAGSEAGSSAGSYAGSRAGSGRGRGRGNGN from the coding sequence ATGTCTTCTTTCAGGTTTACAGCTCTTATGATTGCTTTACTTGTTACCATGTCAGCGGTTGTATCTGAAAGCCGGGTTGCGAGAAAAGACCTCGGCCTGGATCTTGGTGGCATAGGACTTGGGGTTGGAGCAGGGATAGGCCTTGGCTTGGGAGGTGGTAGTGGTTCAGGATCAGGAGCTGGGGCTGGTTCCGGTTCAGGTTCAGGGGGTTCTAGTTCAAGCTCTTCATCTAGTTCAGCATCATCCTCCAGTTCATCTGGTGGGTCTGGTGCAGGTTCTGAAGCTGGTTCATCCGCAGGTTCTTACGCTGGGTCTCGAGCCGGGTCTGGTGCAGGTTCAGAAGCCGGTTCATCTGCCGGTTCCTATGCTGGCTCTCGAGCTGGGTCAGGACGAGGCCGTGGGAGAGGCAACGgcaactaa